A region from the Gemmatimonadota bacterium genome encodes:
- a CDS encoding SDR family oxidoreductase, whose amino-acid sequence MDARPRVALVTGAGSGIGRASAQALAQGGFTLVLAGRRAQPLEALAAELREGALVVPTDVSDPAAVHALFDAVEARFGRLDLLFNNAGTGGPAVPLEALSVEDWRRVVDTNLTGAFLCAQRAIALMKRQSPSGGRIINNGSLSAHTPRPYSAPYTASKHALTGLTRSIALEGRAHGITCGQIDIGNAATAMTQRMAEGVPQADGSTKSEPRMDVDDVARAVAYMASLPPDAMVLSLTVMAAEMPFVGRG is encoded by the coding sequence ATGGATGCACGTCCCAGAGTCGCTCTCGTCACCGGGGCAGGGTCCGGGATCGGGCGTGCCTCGGCGCAAGCGCTGGCGCAGGGCGGGTTCACGCTGGTGCTGGCGGGGCGACGGGCCCAACCCCTCGAGGCGTTGGCGGCCGAGCTGAGGGAGGGCGCGCTGGTCGTTCCGACCGACGTCTCCGACCCCGCCGCCGTACACGCGCTGTTCGACGCCGTGGAAGCCCGCTTCGGCAGGCTCGACCTGCTGTTCAACAATGCCGGAACCGGTGGGCCCGCAGTGCCCTTGGAGGCGCTCTCCGTGGAAGACTGGCGGCGCGTGGTGGACACCAACCTGACCGGTGCCTTCCTGTGCGCGCAGCGGGCGATCGCGCTCATGAAGCGACAATCTCCCTCCGGCGGGCGGATCATCAACAACGGCTCGCTCTCGGCGCATACACCCCGTCCCTACTCGGCGCCCTATACCGCGAGCAAGCACGCGCTCACCGGCTTGACGAGGTCGATCGCCCTGGAGGGCCGTGCTCACGGCATCACCTGCGGACAGATCGATATCGGCAATGCCGCGACCGCGATGACGCAGCGGATGGCCGAGGGCGTACCACAGGCGGACGGGTCGACGAAGAGCGAACCCCGCATGGATGTGGACGACGTAGCCCGAGCGGTGGCGTACATGGCGAGCCTGCCCCCCGACGCGATGGTGCTGAGCCTGACGGTGATGGCGGCGGAGATGCCCTTCGTGGGACGGGGCTGA